The Paraburkholderia sabiae genome includes a region encoding these proteins:
- a CDS encoding IlvD/Edd family dehydratase — translation MSDKKSKLRSAQWFGTADKNGFMYRSWMKNQGIPDHEFDGRPVIGICNTWSELTPCNAHFRKIAEHVKRGIYEAGGFPVEFPVFSNGESNLRPTAMLTRNLAAMDVEEAIRGNPIDAVVLLTGCDKTTPALLMGAASCDVPAIVVTGGPMLNGKLDGKDIGSGTAVWQLHESLKAGEIDLHKFLSAEAGMSRSAGTCNTMGTASTMACMAEALGTSLPHNAAIPAVDARRYVLAHMSGMRIVEMAHEGLTLSKILTREAFLNAIRVNAAIGGSTNAVIHLKAIAGRIGVKLDLDDWVRIGRNTPTIVDLMPSGRFLMEEFYYAGGLPAVLRRLGEADLLPHPGAITANGKALWHNVMDAPIYNDEVIRPLDKPLVKDGGIRVLRGNLAPRGAVLKPSAATPELLKHRGRAVVFENFEHYKERIVDETLDVDANSVLVMKNCGPKGYPGMAEVGNMGLPPKLLRQGVKDMVRISDARMSGTAYGTVVLHVTPEAADGGPLAAVQDGDWIELDCDAGTLRVDISDEELARRLEQHMPPEMPAGGGYQRLYIDHVLQADEGCDLDFLVGCRGAGVPRHSH, via the coding sequence ATGTCGGATAAGAAATCGAAGCTGCGTTCGGCCCAATGGTTCGGCACGGCCGACAAGAACGGCTTCATGTATCGAAGCTGGATGAAGAATCAGGGCATCCCCGATCACGAATTCGACGGACGCCCGGTAATCGGCATCTGCAATACGTGGTCGGAACTCACGCCGTGCAACGCGCACTTTCGCAAGATCGCCGAGCACGTGAAGCGCGGCATCTACGAAGCGGGCGGTTTCCCCGTCGAATTCCCCGTGTTTTCCAATGGCGAATCGAATCTGCGCCCGACCGCGATGCTCACGCGCAATCTCGCGGCGATGGACGTCGAAGAAGCGATTCGCGGCAATCCGATCGACGCTGTCGTGCTGCTGACCGGCTGCGACAAGACCACGCCCGCGCTGCTGATGGGCGCGGCCAGTTGCGACGTGCCCGCGATCGTCGTGACGGGCGGCCCGATGTTGAACGGCAAGCTCGACGGCAAGGACATCGGTTCTGGCACGGCCGTGTGGCAGTTGCACGAATCGCTGAAGGCGGGCGAGATCGATCTGCACAAGTTCCTGTCGGCGGAAGCGGGCATGTCGCGCTCGGCGGGCACCTGCAACACGATGGGCACGGCATCGACGATGGCTTGCATGGCGGAAGCGCTCGGCACGTCGCTGCCGCACAACGCCGCGATTCCCGCCGTCGATGCGCGCCGCTACGTGCTCGCGCACATGTCGGGCATGCGCATCGTCGAGATGGCGCATGAAGGGCTCACGCTGTCGAAGATCCTCACGCGCGAAGCGTTTCTGAACGCGATTCGCGTGAATGCGGCGATCGGCGGCTCGACCAATGCGGTGATTCATCTGAAGGCGATTGCCGGGCGTATCGGCGTGAAGCTCGATCTGGACGACTGGGTGCGTATCGGCCGCAATACGCCGACCATCGTCGATCTGATGCCGTCGGGCCGTTTCCTGATGGAAGAGTTCTATTACGCGGGCGGTCTGCCCGCCGTGCTGCGGCGTCTGGGCGAAGCGGATCTGCTGCCGCATCCGGGCGCGATCACCGCGAACGGCAAGGCGCTGTGGCACAACGTGATGGACGCACCGATCTACAACGACGAAGTGATCCGTCCGCTCGACAAGCCGCTCGTGAAAGACGGCGGCATCCGCGTGCTGCGCGGCAATCTCGCGCCGCGCGGCGCGGTGCTGAAGCCTTCTGCGGCGACACCGGAGTTGCTGAAACATCGTGGCCGCGCCGTCGTGTTCGAGAACTTCGAGCACTACAAGGAACGCATCGTCGACGAAACGCTCGACGTCGACGCGAATTCGGTGCTCGTGATGAAGAACTGCGGACCGAAAGGTTATCCGGGCATGGCGGAAGTCGGCAACATGGGCTTGCCGCCGAAGCTGCTGCGCCAGGGCGTGAAGGACATGGTGCGCATCTCCGATGCACGGATGAGCGGCACTGCATACGGCACGGTGGTCTTGCACGTGACGCCGGAAGCCGCCGACGGCGGGCCGCTCGCCGCTGTGCAGGACGGCGACTGGATCGAACTCGATTGCGACGCGGGCACGTTGCGCGTCGATATCAGCGATGAAGAACTCGCGCGACGGCTGGAACAGCACATGCCGCCCGAGATGCCCGCAGGTGGCGGTTATCAGCGCCTGTATATCGATCACGTTTTGCAGGCGGACGAAGGTTGCGATCTGGACTTCCTCGTCGGCTGCCGGGGCGCAGGCGTGCCGCGCCATTCGCATTGA
- a CDS encoding LysR family transcriptional regulator: MLDSNPWYVRTRLKTRQLLLLVALDEEGNIHRAADALSMSQPAASKLLRELEEMLDAPLFERMPRGMRPTLYGDVMIRHARSVVGSLDQAREEVLALKSGQLGRVAVGTITSPAVSLLPAAIAQVKATHPGLSVSVEIDSSNVLLESLAQDKLDLVIGRLSAEHDKLHLRYEPLAEEQALAVARSGHPLLAAQSLTLSDVVDASWVVPPAQSVLRHRFELMFQRQSLAPPSNVVESAELLFVTSLLSQSDMLAVLAAEVAHYYAAHGLLQILPLDMPLRMDDFGIITRTGQLLSPASTQVVRALKEVAGTLYGALA; the protein is encoded by the coding sequence ATGCTCGATTCGAACCCCTGGTACGTCCGCACGCGCCTGAAGACGCGCCAATTGCTGCTGCTCGTTGCGCTCGACGAGGAAGGCAATATCCACCGTGCCGCCGACGCGCTCAGCATGTCGCAGCCCGCCGCGTCGAAGCTGTTGCGCGAACTCGAAGAGATGCTGGACGCGCCGCTGTTCGAGCGGATGCCGCGCGGCATGCGGCCCACGCTGTACGGCGACGTGATGATTCGTCACGCGCGTTCGGTGGTCGGCAGTCTCGATCAGGCACGCGAAGAAGTGCTCGCGCTGAAATCGGGGCAACTCGGGCGCGTGGCCGTCGGCACGATTACGTCGCCGGCTGTGAGCCTGCTGCCTGCCGCCATCGCGCAGGTCAAGGCGACGCATCCGGGCCTGAGCGTGAGTGTCGAGATCGACAGCAGCAACGTGCTGCTCGAAAGTCTCGCGCAGGACAAGCTCGATCTCGTGATCGGCCGGCTTTCCGCTGAACATGACAAGCTGCATCTGCGCTACGAGCCTCTCGCTGAGGAACAGGCGCTCGCCGTCGCCCGTTCGGGTCATCCGTTGCTGGCGGCGCAGTCGCTGACGCTTTCGGACGTCGTCGATGCGTCGTGGGTCGTGCCGCCCGCGCAAAGCGTGCTGCGCCATCGCTTCGAGCTGATGTTCCAGCGTCAAAGCCTCGCGCCGCCGTCCAACGTGGTCGAAAGCGCGGAACTGCTGTTCGTCACGAGCCTGCTGTCGCAAAGCGACATGCTCGCCGTGCTGGCCGCCGAAGTCGCGCATTACTACGCCGCGCATGGCCTGCTGCAGATCCTGCCGCTCGACATGCCGCTGCGCATGGACGACTTCGGCATCATCACGCGCACCGGGCAGTTGCTGTCGCCTGCTTCGACGCAGGTCGTGCGCGCGTTGAAGGAGGTGGCGGGCACGCTGTACGGCGCGCTTGCGTGA